In Bos javanicus breed banteng chromosome 2, ARS-OSU_banteng_1.0, whole genome shotgun sequence, the following proteins share a genomic window:
- the TMEM200B gene encoding transmembrane protein 200B isoform X1, whose product MIHPEEPELETLQPGGQERSSPARPGAWHPWPPASCPDRRWAAGGGERGLFAEFQEILRKVCRWFWSERSSQSLAQVCLAAASVLTEEVWKEGAGRKRLESVTTPTTTTTFLRCERPDGGEMTAGSPGDCGEVRRSPEGRVSRLGRRLGRRRRARSPPEPLRVRARLRLRSPSGAFAALGALVVLVGMGIAVAGYWPHRAGVPGPRAANSSAPPLSELRREGRGAGRAHGPHERLRLLGPVVMGVGLFVFICANTLLYENRDLETRRLRQGVLRAQALRPPDGPGWDCALLPSPGPRTPRAVGCVEPESWDLSPRRGTSPVPSVRSLRSEPANPRLGLPALLNSYPLKGSGLHPPWGPRPQAGHVIITVQPSGSCIEHSKSLDLGLGELLLGAPAARDCAHRSWPRLDRLSLGGYAKLGAGGDLGARV is encoded by the exons ATGATTCATCCGGAGGAGCCCGAATTGGAAACGCTGCAACCTGGGGGCCAGGAGAGGAGCTCACCGGCAAGGCCCGGAGCCTGGCACCCATggccccctgcctcctgcccgGACCGTAGATGGGCGGctggaggaggggaaagggggcTCTTCGCGGAGTTTCAAGAAATCCTGCGCAAAGTCTGCCGCTGGTTTTGGTCTGAGCGGTCTTCTCAGAGTCTAGCTCAAGTCTGTCTTGCTGCAGCTTCAGTGCTGACTGAGGAGGTCTGGAAGGAGGGGGCGGGCAGGAAGAGGCTGGAGTCCGTGacaacccccaccaccaccaccaccttcctcCGCTGCG AGCGCCCAGACGGCGGCGAGATGACGGCCGGGAGCCCTGGAGACTGCGGGGAGGTGCGGAGGAGCCCCGAGGGCCGCGTCTCGCGCCTGGGCCGCCGCCTGGGCCGCCGCCGGCGCGCGCGCTCCCCTCCTGAGCCCCTGCGGGTGCGGGCGCGGCTGCGGCTGCGCTCGCCGTCGGGGGCGTTCGCGGCGCTGGGGGCGCTCGTGGTCCTGGTGGGCATGGGCATCGCGGTGGCCGGCTACTGGCCGCACCGCGCCGGAGTCCCGGGACCCCGGGCTGCGAACTCCAGCGCGCCTCCCCTGAGCGAGCTGCGGCGCGAGGGTCGCGGCGCCGGCCGAGCTCACGGCCCGCACGAGCGGCTGAGACTCCTTGGGCCGGTGGTCATGGGCGTCGGCCTGTTCGTGTTCATCTGCGCCAACACGCTGCTCTACGAGAACCGCGACCTGGAGACGCGACGGCTTCGCCAGGGGGTGCTGCGGGCTCAGGCGCTGCGGCCCCCGGACGGCCCAGGGTGGGACTGCGCGCTCCTCCCCAGCCCCGGCCCCAGGACTCCCCGAGCCGTAGGCTGCGTGGAACCAGAAAGCTGGGACCTGTCCCCGCGTAGGGGTACCTCACCCGTCCCGTCAGTGCGGAGTCTGCGTTCAGAGCCAGCTAATCCTCGCTTGGGGTTACCTGCCCTGCTTAACAGCTACCCACTGAAGGGCTCAGGACTGCATCCACCCTGGGGTCCGCGGCCCCAGGCCGGCCATGTGATCATCACCGTGCAGCCCTCTGGCTCCTGCATCGAACATTCCAAGTCTTTGGATCTGGGCCTCGGAGAGCTCCTGCTGGGGGCCCCAGCGGCTAGGGACTGTGCTCACCGAAGCTGGCCACGGCTGGACCGCCTCAGTCTGGGGGGTTATGCCAAGTTGGGAGCAGGAGGGGACTTGGGGGCCCGGGTCTGA
- the TMEM200B gene encoding transmembrane protein 200B isoform X2, which yields MTAGSPGDCGEVRRSPEGRVSRLGRRLGRRRRARSPPEPLRVRARLRLRSPSGAFAALGALVVLVGMGIAVAGYWPHRAGVPGPRAANSSAPPLSELRREGRGAGRAHGPHERLRLLGPVVMGVGLFVFICANTLLYENRDLETRRLRQGVLRAQALRPPDGPGWDCALLPSPGPRTPRAVGCVEPESWDLSPRRGTSPVPSVRSLRSEPANPRLGLPALLNSYPLKGSGLHPPWGPRPQAGHVIITVQPSGSCIEHSKSLDLGLGELLLGAPAARDCAHRSWPRLDRLSLGGYAKLGAGGDLGARV from the coding sequence ATGACGGCCGGGAGCCCTGGAGACTGCGGGGAGGTGCGGAGGAGCCCCGAGGGCCGCGTCTCGCGCCTGGGCCGCCGCCTGGGCCGCCGCCGGCGCGCGCGCTCCCCTCCTGAGCCCCTGCGGGTGCGGGCGCGGCTGCGGCTGCGCTCGCCGTCGGGGGCGTTCGCGGCGCTGGGGGCGCTCGTGGTCCTGGTGGGCATGGGCATCGCGGTGGCCGGCTACTGGCCGCACCGCGCCGGAGTCCCGGGACCCCGGGCTGCGAACTCCAGCGCGCCTCCCCTGAGCGAGCTGCGGCGCGAGGGTCGCGGCGCCGGCCGAGCTCACGGCCCGCACGAGCGGCTGAGACTCCTTGGGCCGGTGGTCATGGGCGTCGGCCTGTTCGTGTTCATCTGCGCCAACACGCTGCTCTACGAGAACCGCGACCTGGAGACGCGACGGCTTCGCCAGGGGGTGCTGCGGGCTCAGGCGCTGCGGCCCCCGGACGGCCCAGGGTGGGACTGCGCGCTCCTCCCCAGCCCCGGCCCCAGGACTCCCCGAGCCGTAGGCTGCGTGGAACCAGAAAGCTGGGACCTGTCCCCGCGTAGGGGTACCTCACCCGTCCCGTCAGTGCGGAGTCTGCGTTCAGAGCCAGCTAATCCTCGCTTGGGGTTACCTGCCCTGCTTAACAGCTACCCACTGAAGGGCTCAGGACTGCATCCACCCTGGGGTCCGCGGCCCCAGGCCGGCCATGTGATCATCACCGTGCAGCCCTCTGGCTCCTGCATCGAACATTCCAAGTCTTTGGATCTGGGCCTCGGAGAGCTCCTGCTGGGGGCCCCAGCGGCTAGGGACTGTGCTCACCGAAGCTGGCCACGGCTGGACCGCCTCAGTCTGGGGGGTTATGCCAAGTTGGGAGCAGGAGGGGACTTGGGGGCCCGGGTCTGA